The Candidatus Hydrogenedens sp. genome segment TCTTTTTATTTTTAAGTTCCTTACTTATCCATTCTGCAAATAGTTGATAACATTCAGGGCTGGGGTGTCCATCTAAAATTATATGTTTCCCTGAGGATTTGAGACGGAAATAATTTCCCATCATTTCTTTATCTTCACAGGAGATTACCCTTAAATCCTTTTTTTCATTAAGTAAGTTCATAAAATAATTTAGGTTAGGACAGGTGGCTGGAGTAGAACAATGTTCAGGGTAAATAAATATCACAAAATCTAAATCAGGGAAATAAGTAGATAATTGATTTTTTGTTTCGTTCAGTAATATATATAAAAAGTCATAGTTTTCGTTTATGAAAGGGGATGGATAATCAAATTGGGTATAATTTATTAGCTGTTTTACTGCAAATGATTTGTTTAATATATTGGCAAAAGAAAACAAATAAGGGTGAGTTTCTTCAAATTTTCCTTTATTAATGATTCTATTATTAATAAACTCCAGTTCCGGTAAACAGCCCACCCATTTGGGGGCTCTGAATATAAGATTGAGTGTTCCTTTTAGCCTTCTTAGATGGTCAGAAATGAATGTATATATTACGAGGGTAGGTTTTTGAGGGGATATGTCTGCAAAAATTTCTGATTGCGTGGACTGGAGATATATTTCCTGTGGAGAAGCTCCCGGAATCCCATAATTGTATACTTCAATTTCAGGATGCAATTGACCAAAATAATAAGGCAAGGTCTGGTTATTATTAACACCTGTCCCAAAAGTAAAAGAACAGCCAAAGAACAAGCAATTTAGTTCTTTATTATCCATATTGGGTTGAGGAGTAATTCTTCTTCCTTTAGTATCGGTTTCAAAATAAAAAATATGAGGATTGTTCCCAACAGTAATTGTCCCTTCCCCTTTAACTCCCCGTGCAATTTTTCGCCCCTCTTCCGAACAAATAATAACAGGGGGCGATGTAATCATGATTCTTTCGTTATCTTTTTGTTTAAGGCGAAGAATTATTTCAAAAGGAATAAGTAATAAACAGATAAAAAGACATGTAATCAACAGAACGGAGATGTTTATAATAAACTTTTTTATAGCAACTATTTTGTTTTTTAGTATCATTTGATAATCTTACTTTTTCACCGTCAACGAAAGGGAAAAAGGTGTTGTTATACAAATATGTTGACAGATAAAAACTGCTTTTTTCTATATTAGAATATAATTTTATATCATAATAATATAAAGGAATAATGAAATACACATGGAGTAAAAATAAAGGTTGTATAATGTTTAACGGTCATATAAATATTAAGGTCGGAATAAAGGTTCTATTTATAAGTGTGCTTTTTTTATCGGAATCTTATGGTCTGGTTATTCGCTTGACGGATAAATATTGGGATGATAAATTCCCGAATACCGACTTGTCTATTCCCGGGGAACAATGGCAAATAAAACAGGACAGACCTGATAGAATTATTTTTGAACATGAATTACAAGCAGATTTGAGTTTGTATAAACGAATAAAAATAGAAATGGGTTCGAACAAAGCTGCTTCTATTCGATGGGGATGGAGGTGTGGAAATAAAGATGGGCAGGATTTTTTTTCTGAAGAGAATCTTTCCATGATTGCTGATTCTAAATTACATCAATATACCTTTGAGATGAAATATCCTGATAAAATCAACCCCATAGTAGATAAAGCCAGTAAGTTAATTATTGAAGTTGTAAATAAAGAAAAAGATAATAAGGGATTGCAGTTAAAAAATGTTGAATTGGTTCGACATTTGCCTTCGGAATTGGGACAATTTATGCTTAATGGATTGTGTATGAATTGTATTCCGGAGGATGCTTGGACATTTAATACGAAAATACAAAAAGGGGATAGATTACTATTGTATATAGGTATGTATAATCCAAAAGTGGGGGCATTATCTCAGAAGAAGCACGAAAAAGAATGGAATGAACAAAGAAGTAACTTTTCGATTGATGTGATAGATAATGGGGAAAAAGAAAATATATATGAATATCAGATGAATCCGATGGAAAAAGAGGATGACCGTGAGTGGCGATTTATAGAATTAGACCTGTCAAAATTTGCAGAGAAAGAAGTGCAAATTATATTTACGAAAAATACAGCGGTAATGGATGGATATGGATTATGGGGAAATCCCGTTATTATCCGAAATATAGATGATATAGAAAAACAACATCCTCCTGTATTTATTATTTCCTGTGATACTATGCGAGCCGACCATTTGTTGCCTTATGGCTATCGTTTGCCAACAAGTCCAAATCTGGATAAATTTGCTAAAGAGGCAGTATTGTTTGAAAGGGCATATACAACCCGAACCTTTACTCCGGTGGCACACATGAGTTTACTTACGGGTTTGTTCCCGAAAAACCATGGAGTTAATGCGGAACTGCCTGCTTATGACCATGTAAAATTATTAGGTGAATATCTGAAAGAGTTAGGTTATTATTCTATGGGATTAGTAGGGGCTACCACCTGGTTTTTGCCTTCACGAGGATACATGCGTGGAATGGATAAATTTTATTATCCACCAGAATATCTACGCGATGTTTTTCCTACGCAGGAGATATTGAAGAATGAGATTAAAAGATTGAAATATGACAATCTTTTTGTCTTTTTACATAACTACGATGTACATACCCGTATGCTTCCTCCCGCAACGATATATAGTTCTGAAGATGCACGGTTTTTT includes the following:
- a CDS encoding sulfatase; translation: MKYTWSKNKGCIMFNGHINIKVGIKVLFISVLFLSESYGLVIRLTDKYWDDKFPNTDLSIPGEQWQIKQDRPDRIIFEHELQADLSLYKRIKIEMGSNKAASIRWGWRCGNKDGQDFFSEENLSMIADSKLHQYTFEMKYPDKINPIVDKASKLIIEVVNKEKDNKGLQLKNVELVRHLPSELGQFMLNGLCMNCIPEDAWTFNTKIQKGDRLLLYIGMYNPKVGALSQKKHEKEWNEQRSNFSIDVIDNGEKENIYEYQMNPMEKEDDREWRFIELDLSKFAEKEVQIIFTKNTAVMDGYGLWGNPVIIRNIDDIEKQHPPVFIISCDTMRADHLLPYGYRLPTSPNLDKFAKEAVLFERAYTTRTFTPVAHMSLLTGLFPKNHGVNAELPAYDHVKLLGEYLKELGYYSMGLVGATTWFLPSRGYMRGMDKFYYPPEYLRDVFPTQEILKNEIKRLKYDNLFVFLHNYDVHTRMLPPATIYSSEDARFFSFSDLLEVPELLTAECMPNPRSFFNHIQATLGKLDFYENLYINALYDDCVAKVDYAIGDLFHFLKEQDLYDKSMIIIVADHGEALGEHGRYEHVDVYEHTARVPMMIKFPNGMYAGKRIESLVSLEDIVPTILGYLNVNYENLDGVSLSDIIEGKYTTPRKIFIQNQFQNEEALISDRYKVICSFRESKVSFFDLLQDPLECVNLFDKEDILLKQFLEEMSSYRFFNGEGWVVEVKGKKTNITDEVLICPGPNIISVIPDNIMFWYKKAEEMDCLYGTISYPQMADTYSLYIYPKDMKQELRIGFRSSEKFKVLSHDGSSELINEYEFVLPERYLYWENTPNIPNDGNTYILIRRKPLMSENGQKEVELPEDAIFNIRNTGYL